A window of Phycobacter azelaicus contains these coding sequences:
- the ureC gene encoding urease subunit alpha, translating to MPAKLSRADYAAMYGPTTGDKLRLADTDLIIEVECDLIAERAGENAPLYGEEVKFGGGKVIRDGMGQSQATRAAGAVDTVITNALIVDHSGIYKADVGLKDGRIHKIGKAGNPDTQPGVDIIVGPGTEAIAGEGRILTAGGFDSHIHYICPQQIEDALHSGLTTMLGGGTGPAHGTLATTCTPGAWHLGRMMQAADAFPMNLAFAGKGNASLPAAIEEQVLGGACALKLHEDWGTTPAAIDCCLGVADAMDVQVMIHTDTLNESGFVEHTVAAMKGRTIHAFHTEGAGGGHAPDIIKICGEDHVLPSSTNPTRPFTVNTIEEHLDMLMVCHHLDKSIPEDVAFAESRIRRETIAAEDILHDMGAFSIIASDSQAMGRVGEVLIRTWQTADKMKKQRGRLAEETGENDNFRVRRYIAKYTINPAIAHGISHEIGSVEEGKRADLVLWNPAFFGVKPEMVLMAGTIVCAQMGDPNASIPTPQPVYSRPMWGAYGRSVEHSAVTFVSEAAQADGLRDKLGLAKQTVAVKGTRGIGKRDLRLNSATPQIEVNPETYEVRADGELLTCEPAKELPMAQRYFLY from the coding sequence ATGCCTGCAAAACTTTCCCGCGCTGACTACGCCGCCATGTATGGCCCCACCACCGGGGACAAGCTGCGGCTGGCTGATACCGATCTGATCATCGAAGTGGAATGCGACCTGATCGCTGAACGCGCGGGAGAGAACGCGCCTTTGTATGGTGAAGAGGTGAAATTTGGCGGTGGCAAGGTGATCCGCGACGGCATGGGACAATCTCAGGCCACCCGCGCCGCAGGGGCCGTGGATACGGTGATCACCAATGCTCTGATCGTCGATCACTCTGGCATCTACAAGGCGGATGTTGGCCTCAAGGACGGGCGCATCCACAAGATCGGTAAGGCGGGCAACCCCGACACCCAGCCCGGCGTCGATATCATCGTCGGCCCCGGCACCGAAGCCATCGCAGGCGAAGGGCGGATCCTGACGGCGGGCGGTTTTGACAGCCATATCCATTACATCTGCCCCCAGCAGATCGAGGATGCGCTACATTCGGGCCTTACCACCATGCTGGGCGGCGGCACCGGGCCAGCCCACGGGACACTGGCCACCACCTGCACCCCCGGTGCCTGGCACCTTGGCCGCATGATGCAGGCGGCGGATGCCTTCCCGATGAACCTGGCCTTTGCAGGCAAAGGCAATGCCTCGCTTCCGGCTGCGATTGAAGAGCAGGTGCTTGGCGGGGCCTGCGCGCTGAAACTGCATGAGGACTGGGGCACCACCCCTGCGGCAATCGATTGCTGCCTTGGGGTGGCCGATGCGATGGATGTACAGGTGATGATCCACACCGATACCCTGAACGAAAGCGGCTTTGTCGAACACACCGTCGCCGCAATGAAGGGGCGCACCATCCACGCCTTCCACACCGAAGGCGCGGGCGGTGGCCATGCCCCCGACATCATCAAGATCTGCGGCGAGGATCACGTTCTGCCCTCCTCGACCAACCCGACGCGGCCCTTCACCGTCAACACCATCGAGGAACACCTCGATATGCTGATGGTCTGTCACCACCTCGACAAATCCATCCCCGAGGATGTCGCCTTTGCCGAAAGCCGCATCCGCCGCGAGACCATCGCCGCCGAGGATATCCTGCACGACATGGGCGCCTTTTCGATCATCGCCTCCGACAGCCAGGCCATGGGCAGGGTGGGCGAAGTGCTGATCCGCACCTGGCAGACCGCCGACAAGATGAAGAAACAGCGCGGTCGCCTCGCCGAGGAGACCGGAGAGAACGACAATTTCCGGGTTCGTCGCTATATCGCCAAATACACCATCAATCCTGCCATCGCCCATGGCATCTCGCATGAAATCGGCAGCGTCGAGGAAGGCAAACGCGCCGATCTGGTGCTTTGGAACCCGGCCTTTTTCGGGGTGAAGCCCGAGATGGTTCTGATGGCGGGCACCATCGTCTGCGCGCAGATGGGCGATCCCAATGCCTCGATCCCCACTCCGCAGCCGGTCTATTCCCGGCCCATGTGGGGCGCTTATGGCCGCTCAGTCGAACATTCCGCCGTGACCTTTGTGTCCGAGGCAGCGCAGGCCGATGGGCTGCGCGACAAGCTGGGGCTGGCGAAACAGACCGTTGCCGTCAAAGGCACCCGTGGCATCGGCAAGAGGGATCTGCGCCTCAATAGCGCAACGCCCCAAATCGAGGTCAATCCCGAAACCTATGAGGTGCGCGCGGATGGTGAGTTGCTTACCTGCGAGCCCGCCAAAGAGCTGCCCATGGCGCAGCGCTACTTTTTGTACTGA
- a CDS encoding DUF1127 domain-containing protein yields the protein MAYTTHHTASAAPASPISALKILAKPFVAIGNGLVALGEANDRSRKVQTLMAMSDAELAERGLKRDQIVQHVFSDVYYI from the coding sequence ATGGCATATACGACACATCACACCGCATCGGCTGCTCCGGCCAGCCCGATCTCTGCTCTGAAAATCCTGGCGAAACCGTTCGTGGCGATCGGCAACGGGCTGGTGGCACTTGGCGAGGCCAACGATCGCAGCCGCAAGGTTCAAACCTTGATGGCGATGAGCGATGCGGAGCTGGCAGAGCGCGGTCTCAAGCGCGACCAGATCGTTCAGCACGTCTTCTCGGACGTCTATTACATCTGA
- the ureE gene encoding urease accessory protein UreE, with protein sequence MTAPTHLHTMVARQYHGHAHEPQPKDRVVLDYDARFLRRKVLTTESGARLLVDLPQTTSLDQGGVLLLEGGGEISVVAAPEDLLEITAEKKGDLVRLAWHIGNRHTPCQITPERLLIQRDHVIRAMLMQLGATVKEVTESFTPEGGAYGHGRTHSHDHGHTHGHEHSHDHAKGHSHEH encoded by the coding sequence ATGACCGCCCCCACGCATCTGCACACAATGGTTGCCCGTCAGTATCACGGGCATGCGCATGAGCCACAGCCCAAGGACAGGGTTGTTCTGGACTATGACGCGCGATTTCTGCGCCGCAAGGTGCTGACCACCGAAAGCGGCGCGCGTCTTCTGGTGGATCTGCCGCAGACGACCTCTCTGGACCAAGGCGGTGTTCTGCTGCTTGAGGGCGGTGGCGAGATTTCCGTGGTCGCCGCGCCGGAAGACCTGCTGGAAATCACAGCAGAAAAGAAGGGAGATCTGGTCCGCCTTGCCTGGCACATCGGCAATCGCCACACCCCCTGCCAGATCACGCCCGAGCGGCTTCTGATCCAGCGCGACCATGTGATCCGCGCAATGCTAATGCAACTTGGCGCAACGGTGAAGGAAGTGACCGAATCCTTCACGCCCGAGGGTGGCGCCTATGGCCACGGGCGCACGCATTCCCACGATCACGGGCATACTCACGGGCACGAGCACAGTCACGATCATGCAAAGGGGCACTCTCATGAGCATTGA
- a CDS encoding urease accessory protein UreF yields the protein MSIEPGAVLLMQWLSPAYPVGAFAYSHGLEAACNAGQITNAETLSDWLGDLLLYGSGRSDPIILAAAYQAQDDAALVQVDARARAFAPSRERLAETVSQGAAFCQTTRGIWGDDLPDLTYPVAVGRAARLHGLSLDLTLQMYVHAFVSNLVAAAQRLAPVGQLEGQQVLTELAPLIRDVAQNALQTDLGALAGASFISDIASMHHETQYSRIFRS from the coding sequence ATGAGCATTGAGCCCGGCGCGGTCCTGTTGATGCAATGGCTTTCTCCGGCCTACCCGGTGGGCGCCTTCGCCTATTCTCATGGGCTTGAGGCCGCCTGCAACGCGGGTCAGATCACCAACGCCGAGACCCTGTCGGATTGGCTCGGGGATCTGCTGCTCTATGGCAGTGGACGCAGCGATCCGATCATCCTTGCCGCCGCATATCAGGCGCAGGATGACGCGGCCTTGGTGCAGGTGGATGCCCGCGCCCGAGCCTTTGCACCCTCCCGTGAACGGCTGGCCGAAACGGTGAGTCAGGGCGCTGCCTTCTGTCAGACAACACGTGGCATCTGGGGGGACGATCTGCCGGATCTCACCTATCCAGTTGCTGTGGGCCGCGCGGCGCGGCTGCATGGGCTGTCTCTGGATCTGACCTTGCAAATGTATGTTCATGCCTTCGTGTCGAACTTGGTCGCCGCCGCCCAGCGGCTGGCTCCGGTGGGTCAGCTTGAGGGACAGCAGGTACTGACCGAGTTGGCGCCCCTGATCCGGGATGTCGCGCAGAATGCGCTTCAGACGGATCTGGGTGCTTTGGCCGGGGCAAGCTTTATCTCAGACATCGCATCGATGCATCATGAAACCCAGTATTCGAGGATCTTCCGCTCATGA
- the ureG gene encoding urease accessory protein UreG yields MSSFNGPLRVGIGGPVGAGKTTLTAQLARALSPHHSIGVITNDIYTQEDAEALMRMQVLPQDRVIGVETGGCPHTAIREDASINLAAVAEMQARHADLEIVLIESGGDNLSATFSPELADVTLYVIDVAAGEEIPRKGGPAITRSDLLIINKTDLAPHVGASLEVMERDAHRMRSALPFVFTSLRHGKGVPDVVSHLCRIGGVTSPLLLEETG; encoded by the coding sequence ATGAGCAGTTTCAACGGACCTTTGCGAGTCGGCATCGGCGGGCCGGTCGGCGCCGGCAAGACCACCCTTACGGCGCAACTGGCGCGCGCGCTGTCGCCCCACCACTCGATTGGGGTGATCACCAACGATATTTACACCCAGGAAGATGCCGAGGCGCTGATGCGCATGCAGGTGCTGCCGCAGGACCGGGTGATCGGTGTGGAAACCGGCGGCTGTCCCCATACTGCCATTCGCGAAGACGCCTCGATCAACCTGGCAGCCGTGGCCGAGATGCAGGCCCGCCACGCCGATCTCGAGATCGTGCTGATCGAAAGCGGTGGCGACAACCTGTCGGCCACCTTCAGCCCCGAGCTGGCAGATGTAACCCTTTACGTGATAGATGTGGCAGCGGGCGAAGAGATCCCTCGGAAGGGCGGCCCGGCTATTACCCGATCTGATTTGCTGATCATCAACAAGACCGACCTTGCACCGCATGTCGGCGCTTCGCTGGAGGTGATGGAGCGAGATGCCCACCGCATGCGCAGCGCCCTCCCCTTTGTTTTCACCAGCCTGCGTCATGGCAAGGGTGTTCCAGATGTCGTTTCCCATCTGTGCAGAATAGGCGGTGTCACCTCTCCGCTGCTTCTTGAAGAAACCGGATGA
- the pgi gene encoding glucose-6-phosphate isomerase: MNDIWENLVKQRAATAEIPLITLCETPDRFDRFSASSDELLLDFSKTSLDDTSLSLLIRLAEGAKLSDHIDAMFSGDRINSTEDRSVLHTALRAPAGRKIIVDGTDIIPAVQETLHRMEDFAGALRSGTFQTAGGQAFTDVVNIGIGGSDLGPVMATLALAPYHDGPRCHFVSNVDGAHIADTLRRLNPETTLVIIASKTFTTTETMANAETALKWLCAALGDQASGHLAAVSSALDKTAAFGIPPERVFGFADWVGGRYSMWGPVGLPILIAVGPQNFRALLGGAAAMDDHFRTAPFARNLPVLLGLIGIWHNNICSYESRAVLPYEQRLARLPAYLQQLDMESNGKGVTLEGTSLTRDSGPIVWGEPGTNGQHAFYQLLHQGTRVIPAEFLIGAEGHEPDLAHQHRMLVANCLAQSEALMRGRSPEEARSIAAKRGFEGADLDRMTAHLTFPGNRPSVTIAYDKLTPFVLGQIIALYEHRVFAEGVIWGINSFDQWGVELGKELALSLLPMVEGAESDGKDSSTRGLLSKLTRKTG, translated from the coding sequence ATGAATGACATCTGGGAAAACTTGGTAAAGCAGAGGGCGGCTACCGCTGAAATCCCTCTTATTACGCTATGCGAGACACCGGACAGGTTTGACCGATTTTCGGCCAGTAGCGACGAGCTGCTGTTGGATTTTTCCAAAACATCGCTGGATGACACCAGCCTGTCTCTGCTGATCAGACTGGCCGAAGGCGCCAAACTATCAGACCACATTGATGCGATGTTCTCGGGCGATAGGATCAACTCGACAGAAGATCGCTCCGTTTTACACACCGCCCTGCGCGCACCCGCAGGTCGCAAGATCATCGTGGACGGCACAGACATCATACCCGCCGTGCAGGAAACCCTGCACCGGATGGAGGACTTCGCCGGAGCCCTGCGCAGCGGTACGTTCCAAACGGCAGGCGGCCAAGCCTTTACCGATGTGGTCAATATCGGGATCGGCGGCTCTGATCTGGGGCCGGTCATGGCAACTCTTGCCCTCGCCCCCTACCACGATGGCCCACGCTGCCATTTCGTCTCCAACGTCGATGGCGCCCATATCGCCGACACACTGAGGCGCCTCAACCCCGAAACCACGCTGGTGATTATCGCCTCCAAGACCTTCACCACGACCGAGACTATGGCCAATGCCGAAACCGCGCTGAAGTGGCTGTGCGCGGCGTTGGGAGATCAGGCAAGCGGACATCTTGCGGCAGTGTCCTCGGCCCTCGACAAGACGGCCGCCTTTGGCATCCCGCCCGAGCGTGTCTTTGGGTTCGCCGATTGGGTCGGCGGCCGCTATTCCATGTGGGGGCCGGTTGGACTTCCGATCCTGATTGCGGTGGGGCCTCAGAACTTTCGCGCCCTCCTCGGCGGTGCGGCAGCCATGGATGACCATTTCCGCACCGCGCCCTTTGCCCGGAACCTGCCGGTCCTCTTGGGATTGATCGGAATCTGGCACAACAATATCTGCAGCTATGAAAGCCGCGCGGTGCTGCCTTACGAACAGCGCCTTGCCCGACTGCCCGCCTACCTTCAGCAGCTTGACATGGAAAGCAATGGCAAGGGCGTCACGCTGGAAGGAACGTCCCTGACCCGCGACTCCGGCCCCATCGTCTGGGGGGAGCCGGGAACCAATGGTCAGCACGCTTTCTATCAACTGCTTCACCAGGGTACCCGCGTGATTCCAGCCGAGTTCCTGATTGGCGCCGAAGGACACGAACCGGACCTTGCGCACCAGCATCGCATGCTGGTGGCCAACTGCCTGGCCCAATCCGAGGCGTTGATGCGGGGCCGCAGCCCTGAAGAGGCACGCTCGATCGCTGCAAAGCGCGGTTTCGAGGGCGCAGATCTGGACCGCATGACGGCGCATCTAACCTTTCCCGGCAACCGCCCCTCTGTCACCATCGCCTATGACAAGCTGACCCCTTTCGTGCTGGGCCAGATTATTGCGCTATATGAACACCGTGTTTTCGCGGAAGGCGTGATTTGGGGCATCAACTCCTTCGACCAGTGGGGTGTGGAACTGGGCAAGGAACTTGCGCTCAGCCTCCTGCCCATGGTCGAGGGCGCCGAAAGCGATGGCAAGGACAGCTCTACCCGGGGGCTTTTGTCGAAACTTACCCGCAAGACGGGCTGA
- the zwf gene encoding glucose-6-phosphate dehydrogenase — MVSRVIPVDPFDLVLFGATGDLARRKILPSLFHRFQIGQFDAQTRIIGTSRADLDRQGFRNMTADAIREFGQPGETTEADIAAFAELLDYVPVDARGDTGWDELGQHLREDVIRAFYLSVGPNLFTDIADQLSASGIATPDSRIVLEKPFGHDLASAQALNQALRAHFQEGQIYRIDHYLGKETVQNLMALRFANSLFEPLWNSSHIDHVQITVAESIGVEGRGEYYDKSGAMRDMVQNHLMQLLCLTAMEPPARFTPNAVRDEKVKVIEALNPVAPDDIARGQYRGKNGDSYRDHAGNPDSTTESFVAMKVQVANWRWAGTPFYLRTGKCLRERVSEIAVYFRDPPHNIFEGADGVHGNVLVIRLQPDEGITLRTTIKDPGPGGMRLTGANLDMTFAESLPDAGRPQDAYERLIMDVIRGNQTLFMRGDEVEAAWAWADPIIAGWTEAGTEPQRYDRGGSGPEDSLLLMHRDGRRWRGIGD; from the coding sequence ATGGTTTCCCGCGTTATCCCCGTAGACCCGTTCGATCTGGTCCTGTTCGGCGCCACCGGCGATCTGGCCCGCCGCAAGATCCTGCCAAGTCTGTTTCACCGCTTCCAGATCGGCCAGTTCGATGCGCAAACGCGCATCATTGGCACCTCGCGCGCGGACCTTGACCGGCAAGGCTTTCGCAACATGACGGCCGATGCCATCCGTGAGTTCGGTCAGCCGGGGGAAACCACCGAGGCGGATATCGCCGCCTTTGCAGAGCTACTCGACTATGTGCCGGTGGACGCGCGCGGCGACACTGGCTGGGACGAACTCGGTCAGCATCTGCGCGAAGACGTAATCCGTGCATTTTACCTCTCGGTCGGCCCCAACCTGTTCACTGATATCGCGGACCAGCTGAGCGCCAGTGGTATCGCCACGCCCGACAGCCGCATCGTGCTGGAAAAACCCTTTGGCCACGATCTGGCCTCGGCGCAGGCGCTGAACCAAGCGCTGCGGGCGCATTTCCAAGAGGGTCAGATCTATCGGATCGACCACTACCTCGGCAAGGAAACCGTACAGAACCTGATGGCGCTGCGTTTTGCCAATTCCCTGTTCGAACCCTTATGGAACTCTTCCCATATCGACCATGTTCAGATCACCGTCGCCGAAAGCATCGGAGTCGAGGGGCGCGGCGAGTATTACGACAAATCGGGTGCCATGCGGGACATGGTGCAGAACCACCTGATGCAGCTTCTGTGCCTCACCGCGATGGAGCCGCCTGCCCGTTTCACGCCAAACGCGGTACGCGACGAAAAGGTCAAGGTGATCGAGGCGCTCAATCCCGTCGCCCCCGACGACATTGCCCGCGGCCAGTATCGCGGCAAGAACGGTGACAGCTACCGTGACCATGCGGGCAACCCTGACAGCACCACCGAAAGCTTTGTCGCGATGAAGGTGCAGGTGGCGAACTGGCGTTGGGCCGGCACGCCGTTTTACCTGCGCACCGGCAAATGCCTGCGCGAGCGCGTGTCCGAAATCGCGGTCTATTTCCGTGACCCACCGCACAACATCTTTGAAGGCGCAGACGGGGTACATGGCAATGTACTTGTGATCCGCCTGCAACCCGATGAGGGCATCACGCTGCGCACCACGATCAAGGATCCCGGCCCCGGCGGCATGCGTCTGACGGGCGCGAACCTTGATATGACCTTTGCCGAATCCCTGCCCGACGCAGGCCGCCCCCAAGACGCCTATGAGCGGCTGATCATGGATGTGATCCGGGGCAATCAAACCCTGTTCATGCGCGGCGACGAGGTCGAGGCCGCATGGGCCTGGGCTGACCCCATCATCGCTGGCTGGACCGAGGCAGGTACCGAGCCACAACGCTATGACCGCGGCGGATCCGGCCCCGAGGATTCGCTGCTCCTGATGCACCGCGACGGGCGCCGATGGCGCGGTATCGGAGACTGA
- the edd gene encoding phosphogluconate dehydratase translates to MSLNKTLKEVTERIITRSAETRSAYLDRMRAAKSQGPARAHLSCSGQAHAYAATGADQGTLATGSAGHLGIVTAYNDMLSAHQPFETYPTLIRDAVRAAGGTAQVAGGVPAMCDGVTQGEAGMELSLFSRDTIAMATGVALSHNVFDAAVFLGVCDKIVPGLVIGAQTFGHLPAVFLPAGPMTSGLANDEKAKIRQKFAAGEISREELLAAEMAAYHGPGTCTFYGTANTNQMLMEFMGLHLPGASFVNPGTPLREALTIEGAKRALSLSALGDSYTPVCDVLDEKAYANGIVGLMATGGSTNLLIHLIAMARAGGVILDWQDFADLSDVVPLLARVYPNGLADVNHFHAAGGLGYMIGELLNAGFLHPDTKTVAGTGLEHYTKEPFLTDEDLTFRPGTTKSLNEGVLRPAAEPFQKTGGLKRLTGSLGTAVIKVSAVAEEHHVIEAPARVFHDQDEAKAAFKAGEFTGDVILVVRFQGPKANGMPELHSLTPMLGILQGKGHKVALVTDGRMSGASGKVPAAIHVVPEALDGGPIARIRDGDMLRLDATSGTLDVLSPGALEREPATADLSTYQHGTGRELFSLFRRAVTSADTGASVFGD, encoded by the coding sequence ATGAGCTTGAACAAGACACTCAAAGAGGTCACCGAACGGATCATCACCCGCAGCGCCGAGACCCGCAGCGCCTATCTGGACCGCATGCGGGCGGCCAAAAGCCAGGGCCCGGCACGGGCGCACCTGTCCTGCTCGGGTCAGGCCCATGCCTATGCCGCGACCGGCGCCGATCAGGGCACGCTTGCCACCGGCAGCGCAGGGCATCTGGGCATAGTCACCGCCTATAACGACATGCTCTCGGCGCATCAGCCGTTCGAAACCTACCCCACCCTGATCCGCGATGCCGTGCGCGCCGCGGGCGGCACGGCGCAGGTTGCGGGGGGGGTGCCTGCCATGTGTGACGGCGTCACCCAGGGTGAGGCCGGCATGGAGCTAAGCCTGTTTTCCCGCGACACCATCGCGATGGCGACCGGGGTTGCGCTCAGCCACAACGTGTTTGACGCGGCGGTCTTTTTGGGCGTCTGCGACAAGATCGTACCAGGACTCGTCATTGGCGCGCAGACCTTTGGCCATCTGCCCGCCGTCTTCCTGCCGGCGGGGCCGATGACCAGCGGGCTGGCAAACGATGAAAAGGCCAAGATCCGCCAGAAGTTCGCCGCCGGTGAAATAAGTCGGGAGGAGCTGCTGGCGGCCGAGATGGCCGCCTACCACGGCCCCGGCACCTGCACCTTCTACGGCACGGCCAACACCAACCAGATGTTGATGGAGTTCATGGGCCTGCACCTGCCCGGCGCCTCTTTCGTCAATCCCGGCACGCCCCTGCGCGAGGCACTGACCATTGAGGGCGCGAAACGGGCACTCTCGCTCTCGGCCCTCGGCGACAGCTACACGCCGGTCTGCGATGTGCTGGACGAAAAAGCCTATGCCAACGGCATCGTCGGATTGATGGCCACCGGTGGGTCGACCAACCTGTTGATCCACCTCATCGCAATGGCGCGCGCCGGGGGCGTGATCCTCGATTGGCAGGATTTCGCGGATCTGTCGGATGTGGTGCCGCTTCTGGCGCGGGTCTATCCCAATGGCCTCGCGGATGTGAACCATTTCCATGCCGCAGGCGGACTTGGCTATATGATCGGGGAGCTATTGAATGCCGGCTTCCTGCATCCCGACACCAAGACCGTCGCGGGCACCGGGCTAGAACACTACACAAAGGAACCCTTCCTGACCGACGAAGACCTTACCTTCCGCCCCGGCACCACCAAATCGCTGAACGAGGGCGTTTTGCGCCCCGCTGCGGAACCTTTCCAGAAAACCGGCGGGCTCAAGCGTCTGACTGGCAGCCTTGGCACAGCAGTGATCAAGGTCTCCGCCGTCGCCGAGGAGCACCACGTGATCGAGGCCCCAGCCCGTGTCTTTCACGATCAGGACGAGGCCAAAGCCGCCTTCAAGGCAGGCGAGTTCACCGGCGATGTGATCCTTGTGGTGCGCTTTCAAGGGCCTAAGGCGAACGGCATGCCGGAACTGCACAGCCTGACGCCCATGCTGGGCATTCTGCAGGGCAAGGGGCACAAAGTGGCGCTGGTGACTGATGGGCGCATGTCGGGGGCCTCGGGCAAGGTGCCCGCCGCCATCCACGTGGTCCCCGAGGCGCTGGACGGCGGCCCAATCGCCCGCATCCGCGATGGTGACATGCTGCGGCTGGATGCCACGAGCGGCACGCTCGATGTGCTGAGCCCCGGCGCGCTAGAGAGGGAGCCTGCCACTGCCGACCTCTCGACCTATCAGCATGGCACAGGGCGCGAGCTGTTCTCGCTGTTCCGACGCGCCGTCACCTCTGCCGATACCGGCGCCAGCGTATTCGGAGATTGA